CGATCAACCGGCTGGAGACGATCGACTCCGGCACGATCACCATCGACGGCCGGCCACTGCCCGCCGAGGGCAAGGAGCTGGCCCGGCTGCGCGCCGAGGTCGGCATGGTGTTCCAGAGCTTCAACCTGTTCGCGCACAAGACCGTGCTGGAGAACGTGGTCATCGGCCAGGTGAAGGTGCGCAAGGTGCCCCGCCCGGAGGCCGAGAAGACCGCCCGCGAACTGCTGGAGCGCGTCGGCGTCGGCGCGCAGGCCGACAAGTACCCGGCCCAGCTCTCCGGCGGCCAGCAGCAGCGCGTGGCGATCGCCCGGGCGCTGGCGATGAAGCCCAAGGTGATGCTCTTCGACGAGCCCACCTCGGCACTCGACCCGGAGATGGTCAACGAGGTGCTGGAGGTCATGCGCCAACTGGCCGCCGACGGCATGACCATGGTCGTGGTCACCCACGAGATGGGCTTCGCCCGCTCCGCCGCCAACCGCGTGCTGTTCATGGCCGACGGGAAGATCGTCGAGCAGAACACCCCGGACGCCTTCTTCACCGCGCCGCGCTCTGACCGCGCCAAGGACTTCCTCTCGAAGATCCTGCACCACTGACGCTTCGAGACCACGCGGGCCGCCTCCGGCAACGGTGCCGATCGGCCCTGCCCGTGCACAACTTCCAGACGCCAGAGCCCGGTTGACACCGCGGCCCAGCCCCAGGAGAACACCCTCATGAGGACTTCCCGCACCCTCGCCGTCGCGCTCTGTGCCGTCGCGCTCACCGCCACCGCCGCCTGCGGCAAGGACGGCACGCCCGGTGCCGCCGCCAGCGCGAGCGACGCCCCGAAGCTGCCGACCTACACGGTCAAGACCGACGCCAAGGTCGACTCCCCGATCGTCGCCGAGGCCCGCAAGCGCGGCCAGCTGATCATCGGCGCCAAGGCCGACCAGCCGAACCTCGGTTGGGAGGACGTCGCCAGCGGCGACCGCAGCGGCTTCGACATCGAGATCGCCAAGATGATCGCCGCCGACCTCGGCTTCACCCCACAGCAGATCAAGTGGCAGACCCTGGTCTCCTCGCAGCGCGAGCCCGCCATCGCCAAGGGCCAGATCGACTTCTACGTCGGCACCTACAGCATCAACGACGAGCGCAAGAAGACCGTCTCCTTCGCCGGCCCGTACTACATCGCCGGCCAGGACCTGCTGGTGAAGCAGGACAACACGACGATCACCGGCCCGGAGAGCGTCAACGGCAAGAACGTCTGCACCGCCACCGGCTCGACCTCGATCAAGAACGTCCAGCAGTACAGCCCGAAGATCACGCAGTTCGACACCTACTCGGCCTGCGTCGAGAAGCTCCTCTCCGGCGAGGTCGACGCCGTCACCACCGACGACGCCATCCTCAAGGGCTACGCCTCCAAGTACGCCGGCAAGCTCAAGGTCGTCGGCAAGCCCTTCACCAAGGAGAACTACGGCGTCGGCCTCAACAAGGACGACGCGGTGCTGCGCAACGCCATCAGCGACGCCCTCAAGGCCCACGAGGACAACGGCGACTGGAAGAAGGC
The genomic region above belongs to Streptomyces sp. 1331.2 and contains:
- a CDS encoding amino acid ABC transporter ATP-binding protein, whose protein sequence is MTESPVQDSTPAAAPLVVLSNVNKHYGALHVLQDIDLEIAQGEVVVLIGPSGSGKSTLCRTINRLETIDSGTITIDGRPLPAEGKELARLRAEVGMVFQSFNLFAHKTVLENVVIGQVKVRKVPRPEAEKTARELLERVGVGAQADKYPAQLSGGQQQRVAIARALAMKPKVMLFDEPTSALDPEMVNEVLEVMRQLAADGMTMVVVTHEMGFARSAANRVLFMADGKIVEQNTPDAFFTAPRSDRAKDFLSKILHH
- a CDS encoding glutamate ABC transporter substrate-binding protein codes for the protein MRTSRTLAVALCAVALTATAACGKDGTPGAAASASDAPKLPTYTVKTDAKVDSPIVAEARKRGQLIIGAKADQPNLGWEDVASGDRSGFDIEIAKMIAADLGFTPQQIKWQTLVSSQREPAIAKGQIDFYVGTYSINDERKKTVSFAGPYYIAGQDLLVKQDNTTITGPESVNGKNVCTATGSTSIKNVQQYSPKITQFDTYSACVEKLLSGEVDAVTTDDAILKGYASKYAGKLKVVGKPFTKENYGVGLNKDDAVLRNAISDALKAHEDNGDWKKAYDATLGASGSPAPDVPALDRY